GTCTTTAGACCTCAGCTGGCTGCTGCCCGTGTGTCTTGTGGTTGGCGGTGCTTTGTTTTCGCGCGGCAGCACGCGCACCATGCGCCAAAGTGGGCGGATCATCATCGGCATTGGACAAATGCTGATTGCGCTTTCTTTCATCAGCATGGCTTCAACTCCATTACGTGAAAGCGGTGCCCTTCCGGTTATTCTTAACCTGTTAATTGGGGATCCGTTTATTGCTATCATCACCGCCGCTGCATTGACTTGGTTGTTGCATTCCTCTGTTGCCGTTGTGCTGATGATTATGACACTTGCAAGCACTGGTGTTTTGCCGCTGGAAGGAGCCTTGCTCTTTGTCCTCGGTGCCAACATAGGCTCAAGTATTATTCCGCTGGTTCTCACCATGAATGACAGTGCAGATGTACGCCGCGTTCCAGTGGGCAACATGATCTTCCGCGTGGCAGGTGTTTTGATCGCCCTATTGTTGATGAAGCTTGACCTTTTATCTGCTGATATGTTGGGGGCAGATCCGGCTCGTGCCATTGCAAACTTCCACAGTGGGTTCAACCTTGCAGTCGTACTGCTTGGCATTCCAACGATCAGTATAGTGGCTCGCCTGACAAAGTTGATAATTTCTGATCATGCCGGCGAGCAGTCTGATGACCTCGCGATGGAACGCCTCAGTTTGCTTGACCGAAAGTTACTGCAAACACCCGACCTCGCCTTTAGTGCAGCCACACGCGAAATGCTGCATATGAGCGAGAAGGTTGAGGCCATGTTGCGCGGCGTGATGGTTGTTTTCCGCGAGGAAGACCCACATACAGCCCGACGCTTGATGAAGATGGATGATGAAATTGATGATCTTCACATATCTATCAAGGAATACCTGACAGACGTCACCACCCATTCCATGAGTGAGGTGGATTACCAGAAATATACCGAGCTAATGAACTACTGTGTTTGCCTTGAACAGATGGGTGATGTGGTACAGCGGAATTTGTTGGTTCTGGCTGAGAAGATGTCCGGTTTGAATAAAGAATTCTCAAAGGAAGGTTGGCGGGAAATCCAAGATCTGCATGCAGCTGTTTTGCAAAACTTGCAAATCTCGCTTCGTGTGTTGATTACGCGTGACCCTGCCCTCGCACGGGATCTTGTTGCTCGCAAAGTTGTTGTCAGGGAACTGGAATATAAAAGCCGTGAAGCACACCTACGCCGGTTGACACAAAACCGGCAGTCCAGCCGCACAACAAGCTCCATTCATCTGGAAACAATTAGTGATCTCAAATACTTGAATGCACTTCTCACCACGGTAGCCTACCCTATTGTGGAAGGGGAAGGCGAATTATTGCGTAGCCGATTGACCAATGAGGATCACGGCGAACAACCCGCATTGCGGCCAGCAAGCACCTAGATCTCCTCTCCCAACATTTGGGGAGGCACGTTGGAATACAGATTGATACTCTCAATTGGAATTCCAAGCTAAGTGTTTCCTCAAAGGCCCGGAGCAGCGCCATTATGTTTGACAAGGACTATGATGTAACCTTTTCGATCAAACGGCTTTGGATTTTGCTGGGTGTCGGCATGTTTCTCAGCTTTGCCGTGCTGCTTTATTTTGGCGCAGAGATTTACCATCTCAAACCCCCGATCCCCAGTATGGTTGTCTCTGATGATGGCGACGTGATCTACACCCGTGAGGAAATTGAGGAAGGCCAGAATGTCTGGCAATCCCTTGGCGGCATGCAACAAGGTAGCATCTGGGGTCATGGCAGTTATGTTGCGCCGGATTGGTCAACCGACTGGCTGCACCGGGAAGCTCTAGCCCTCCGGGATACGTACCACCGAGCACGGTTAGGCGCAGCCTACGCACCGCCAAGTGAGGAGCAGAAAGCGTTTCTCCAGGTTCTTGTTGCAGAGGAGATGAGGCAAAATCGCTACAATCCCGGCAACGAGACAACCACGATCTCCAATGAACGTGCCAGTGCTGTGGCACGGGTGGAGCAACATTTTACTCAACTTTTTTCAACCTACGATAACATCGAGGGCCAGAACCTACGCGATGACTATGCGTTTCCTCCCAACATACTGATATCGCCAGAAAAAGCGCACAAGCTCTCAGCTTTCTTCTTCTGGACATCCTGGAGCACCGTTACCAACCGGCCGAACGACACCATTTCCTATACAAGCAACTGGCCGCATGAACCATTGGTCAACAATAAGCCCACAGGCGCCTCGTTCATCTGGACGATCATCAGCATCATGCTGTTGCTGGGGTGTGCGGGCACGTTGTGCTTTTATTATGTACGTCAGTATGACTTGTGGCGAGAACAGATAGTTCCGGAAGGTGGACCAGCTAAAAGCAATCCGCTGGTCAACGCCCACATCACATCCTCTATGCGTGCCACCGCCAAGTATTTCTGGGTGGTCGTTGCGTTGATGACAGCGCAAGTGGCGCTTGGCATTCTCACAGCACATTATGCTGTTGAAGGCCAAGATCTCTATGGTATCCCGCTGGCGGACATTCTGCCTTATTCAATTTCCCGCACATGGCACACACAATTAGCCGTTTTCTGGATCGCAACCGCATGGTTGGGGACGGGGCTGTTTATGGCGCCGCTGCTTTCGGGGAAAGATCCTGCCTTTCAAACATTCGGCGTCAATTTTCTCTGGACCTGT
The sequence above is drawn from the Pseudovibrio sp. Tun.PSC04-5.I4 genome and encodes:
- a CDS encoding nitric-oxide reductase large subunit, yielding MFDKDYDVTFSIKRLWILLGVGMFLSFAVLLYFGAEIYHLKPPIPSMVVSDDGDVIYTREEIEEGQNVWQSLGGMQQGSIWGHGSYVAPDWSTDWLHREALALRDTYHRARLGAAYAPPSEEQKAFLQVLVAEEMRQNRYNPGNETTTISNERASAVARVEQHFTQLFSTYDNIEGQNLRDDYAFPPNILISPEKAHKLSAFFFWTSWSTVTNRPNDTISYTSNWPHEPLVNNKPTGASFIWTIISIMLLLGCAGTLCFYYVRQYDLWREQIVPEGGPAKSNPLVNAHITSSMRATAKYFWVVVALMTAQVALGILTAHYAVEGQDLYGIPLADILPYSISRTWHTQLAVFWIATAWLGTGLFMAPLLSGKDPAFQTFGVNFLWTCLIIIVVGSFAGEWLGVNQFFSRTMNFWFGHQGYEYVDLGRFWQIFLFIGLLLWTILVIRGLYPALEGGHNRSLIALTLLSAVAIGLLYGAGLFWGENTHISIMEYWRWWVVHLWVEGVFEVFATAIIALIFVNLQILRGSTAAVAVIFATIIFMAGGVLGTFHHLYWSGTPIGVLALGAVFSALEVVPLLVVGFEAYQTHKLEQNTSWIGHYKWPLNFFASVLFWNLVGAGLLGFLINPPLALYYMQGLNSTAAHGHAAMFGVYGLLGVGLMLFCLRSLIADDRWSDKWLKHAFWGLNIGLAMMLGLSLIPQGLYQAYISFTESYWLARAPETIHGPLMTALVWARVPGDIVFSWGIFSIIMFMYHAYFGEPIDEKTAKASAVDG
- a CDS encoding Na/Pi cotransporter family protein; translated protein: MSSFEILLYLAAGISLLFWATRMIRTGVERAIGQKFQGWMQQASKNRYTSFTTGLLVSIILQSATATAILARGFISKGTITLAAGLAIMLGADLGSTMVVQVLSLDLSWLLPVCLVVGGALFSRGSTRTMRQSGRIIIGIGQMLIALSFISMASTPLRESGALPVILNLLIGDPFIAIITAAALTWLLHSSVAVVLMIMTLASTGVLPLEGALLFVLGANIGSSIIPLVLTMNDSADVRRVPVGNMIFRVAGVLIALLLMKLDLLSADMLGADPARAIANFHSGFNLAVVLLGIPTISIVARLTKLIISDHAGEQSDDLAMERLSLLDRKLLQTPDLAFSAATREMLHMSEKVEAMLRGVMVVFREEDPHTARRLMKMDDEIDDLHISIKEYLTDVTTHSMSEVDYQKYTELMNYCVCLEQMGDVVQRNLLVLAEKMSGLNKEFSKEGWREIQDLHAAVLQNLQISLRVLITRDPALARDLVARKVVVRELEYKSREAHLRRLTQNRQSSRTTSSIHLETISDLKYLNALLTTVAYPIVEGEGELLRSRLTNEDHGEQPALRPAST